The Numenius arquata chromosome 6, bNumArq3.hap1.1, whole genome shotgun sequence sequence CTCCTTTATATTCTCAGTACTGGTATCTTTAAACTTGCTAGAGAAGTGCTCCCAGACTGTGAAACGTTACACTACCactgtttttcaaaactgagCTGTATCAAGGCCTGATCATATTATCTATGtgctttcactttaaaatatttcacagaatcatggaattgttagttggaagggacctctagagatcatctagtccaactcccctgctaaagcaggatttcctatagtacattactcaggactgcatcaaggcgtgtcttgaaaatctccagagaaggggactccacgacctccctgggcagcctgttccagggctctgtcaaaACATTGATTATTGCCACATTACAAAACAGAAGGTCATGGTAACTTGTTGTGTGAAGTAAACGGGTAACACTAATCAATGAAACTTTCAATGAATGAAATTGCAACCAGccatttctgctgaagaaaaataaacaaccaaCCTACCATATAAGTAATACCACTGAGATGGACTGAAATCAAACCTGATCCTGCAAGCTGAAGAACAAAAGTGGGTGTTCAGGCATCTCTGTATAGATTAGTTTACTAGGCTGGGGTCTTTTTTCTCCATTGGCTTTTTCTGGTAATGCTTGATacaatttagttttaaaaagcaattgcACTCCATGCTGTACATAGGTGCTAAAATATGCACTGGACATACTTAACTATTAATATATATCTTTTTGTTGCATTGTGTGGTAAAGGAACATCATTTTAGGCATAGATAAAATTGCAGTGGTAATGGAGTGGAGTGGGGGCAATGTGCAATACTGAAGTTTCCCGAGTGGAAAAGCAGACTGAAATAATGGTGTCATCTTTAGTCTCTCCCTCCAAACAGATCACCTCTACAGATAGATTCACACCTGAATATAAACGTTGTTGTCATTCATAAGATCCCGTTTTCTCCTGCTGGCTGTTTTGAAGGATCTAGCCCATGCTGCTTCATCTGCACTGCGATATCAAACAAGTAATCATAACACTCACACctaaaattaaaaggagaaaaaaagtgaaatgtaaaGTAAAGCTTAAGTCTTACTATGTTTTAcgaaaataaatagtttttttcCTTGAGCTTTACATCACCAATATGATGGTCTGACTGGATACCTCTATCTCTTTCCATTACTGTGGTATGGAAAGTGTCCAGCATTTTTGCTACATGATCCTGATTTGCTGCATTTCCATCAGCAAATAAAGAAGTAAACTCCAAAAATGGGACTAAGGAAGACTACACAAACAGTACTGTCAGGTGTCATATAAAAGCAAAGATTGCCTGGAGGTTTCATATGGAGAGGGACTTGTCTATATGAAAGGAAAATGTTAGGAACCCTATCAGCCAGCATTGATGTGAAAGGAAAACCAAGTGGTGGAATCGCGTATGAACCCAATCTCAAAAGCTCCCAATACCTTCAGTGAGGCTACAACTTAATGTTATGAATTATTGTTACTGTACATGGGTTGGAAATATACATGACATTAAGGTCATTAAGATTTTGAGGTACAATAGCAAAATATACCATATTCCTAAATTGTACTCACattgttttggctttttcccATGTTTCTCCCCATACATAAACTCCATGACGTCTGACCAATACAGCACAAGAGTCTGGGTATTTTTCCATTGCATGTGCCATTCTCTGCTTGAGATCCTTCTCTTCTGGTGTGTTCTCAATAATGGGAACCACTAGTGTATCATCATATCTAAAAGAATGATTAATGATTAAtgttcatgtatttaaaaaagcACAGTGTTTGGATATACGAAGCTTTTCCCTAAGAAAGAGATTCTCCTTTGACTGTGTAAAGATGTTAACAAATTCTCAACACCAGTGATTTCACACTCTTCTCTTGTGAGTCATGCTGTAACATTAAGAACTCTCAGGAACATCTCTCCCAAACACATGCTATGCTGGCAATACCTGAGCTACACTTGAGGCACAAAAAGAAAGTAACACTTTAATGTATTAGGTGTAGCTGTTTGTTCCTGTACCACTTCATAGTTGGGTCCCTTTGCACATTTTTTCAGACTCTCTTCATCCTGTACTGGCATTACCTACAAGCTTTATCTcatattaaattatttcaaagaatgacataatgaagaaggaaatgaaGCTGTTTGCTGGAGAGCAGAAAAGATGTAGGTAGTCCAAAAGCCCCTGAAAATAAGATTATGCTGCTAAGGCATATAAATAGAAAGTAGAGttaacacatgaaaaataaattctctgtgCTGGAATCATTGGTGGGCTATATATGATCTTAAGAGAGCCTAAGAACCCCAGTTACAAAGACAAGATGATGCATGTTACTCAGTGGAACTTGCCTGGAGTTTCTTCTGAAGGAGGACTGGGATATTTGGCATTGCTTGAACCTTAATTGACACTGGAAGAAACTTGTTTAAATGTCCCCGGTTCAGATTTATCATTGAGGTCACACAGATATTTCATGAATGGATGCTAGTAGTACTTTCTTTtataaaacacagagagaaagtAACCGTAAAAATAAAACACCTTGTACTTCAAATCAgatattcttaaaattaaaaagtccCATCCCTTACAGTTTTCAATGCTGATGCTTTCCCAAGGAGGACTATAAAAATagtcaataaataaaattaagtgatTTTTGTAGGTTTACTTTGACTCTTCCATATTCTGATCATTAAAATTAGATTCGGAGTGCTACTAGTGAGGCCAAATGAGCTAAAGGATTGGTTTCCTAGGTTCTGCCTTCTACTTGGACATGAGTCTGGAAGCAGGTATAAATACCAAAACTAATTCCTAATCATAACCAGAAGCTTTTTAATCAAGAACTAGTATCTATAAAACCCCAAGATGACTCTGAATGAGTTAAATACCTGATATCTCTTTAGTTTTATTGAAATATAAGCAGCCTACATTTAGCCaaatctttatataaaaaaacttGGGAAAATCTGAGACTTTCAAAGCTATTTACTACAGATCTAGTTCTCCTTCTACTGAAGTCAGAGGTAAAAGTATTCTGGCATCACTGGAATCATATTTAGGCCATCAAATACTTCTGGTTATCCTATCTGTAGCATTTTCCTGGATAGCTTCCAGAAAAGGTTTAGGTAATCAGAAACAATACATTGTCAATCCCTTTCTTGAAAGCTCCCACTCTGTATTATCAAATTTCTTTTGAATTCAATGGGGAGCCTTGTGTGAGGCAAAACAGTAGAATTGGTCTAGCACGGAAGCATATGTACTTAGGAACCATGTAATCTGgagcttttatttctttagtttttctgGTAAATTAACAGGAGGACACGGGACAACTTGGAGATATAGAACCCAATAAACACAATGTCTCATGACTAGCGCTTAGGAATGTTTGACAATTCAAAGTGCACAACCAAAAAAGAAATtggttgtggatttttttaaaaccagtgttgttagacaattattttGCCACgttaaaaatacaaatgctaATGCTGACAAGAAGGTAAAGCTGGCAAGTCAAACAAAACTGAGTAAAATATGCCCAGGCATAAAATTGCATCCCAGACATATGGCTTGCTCTCTTGCCAAAGGGCAATAGTTAGTTACAAAAATTAACATCAAAAAGTGGAAAGAATTTAGCATTTCAATTTTTCATCTAATTGTCACATATTATATACATCTTGTTTGCGCATCCCAATTCAACTCTCTGTGGGCGGAGTCCTCAAAACAAGCCATCACACATAATTTGGAATAACTCAGCACTTACCTCAGAGCCCATCCTTGAAAAGTAGTAACATTATCTGTAATGAGCTgtttattctgaattttctttcaaagtctgtCAAGTAAAACCTGAAACCCTCTACACTCTTAACATGGCCTAAACTAGCACAGGCAGTGATATGTGAAGTCCACCCAAAAGTAGTTTGTACATTATCAATCCAACCTAATGTTGGTTGGCTCCAGTTTCAATTTAACATTATATAGATGTTTTAACATCTCTGTTCTTGAGGTATTTGTCAGGACATAGCTCTTTATTAGGTTTGTTTCTGTAGCTCAACAGACCACAGTAGCCTTGACGTTACAAGATTTTATCTCAGATCTCTTCCATAGGCTTGAGACCTTCCTAGGGAAAGCCAATGACTAGTTTATTCCAGAGGTCTTCTTCCTTCTCATTCCTAATACTTTATATGACACACTTTGACACACATAACTCAAATGACTTGTCATCTATTTATATTGCTGAAAACAAATGATGAAATAGCATGCCTCTTTTCATAAATACAGAGAAGTACCGGTAATATCCTCCTGAAGTACACTTCTGAATTCCTTTTATCATCTCCTGATGGGTGATACTGAACTCGCTCCCTGGGTAAAGAAGGGTAGCCATAACAGCAGCCTTGGAATGAGTATGGATCACCGCGCCTGCCcctaagaagagaaaaagaaggaaaaaaaagtatttttagaattaattttaaaatgcatctatTAGGAAAATTTTATTCACATGCTTGATTCATTTTCTTTGGCTAGGCATTTTAGCAAGTAGTGATCCACTGTATTAGCCAAAAAATTACACAGAAACCTAAATAAAGCTATGAGAGAATTACTTATCTATAAAGAATAATCATGGATCGCCTTTGGACACTAGTGTTAACTTTTAGTTACTGATAAGGTTACAGGtgcaggttaggggttgacctgctgagaagcagctctgcagagagagacctgggagtcctggtggacaagttgcccatgaaccagcaatgtgcccttgtggtcaagaaggccattggtctcctgggatgcattaaaaaaagcatgGTCAGCAGGCCAAAGGAGGTcaccctccccctctactctgccctggtggggccccatctggagcactgtgtccagttctgggctccccagttccagaaggacagggaactgctggagagagtccactgaaggctacaaagacgatcaagggaatggagcacctctcatgaggaaaggctgagagacctgtgtcTGTTCACCGTGGAGAAGAGAACACTGAGAGGGGAATTTCatgaa is a genomic window containing:
- the APIP gene encoding methylthioribulose-1-phosphate dehydratase, whose product is MAAAANDCDAAQEKLHPRNLIPELCRLFYGLGWVTGTGGGISLKHGNEIYIAPSGVQKERIQPEDMFVCDMNEQDISGPPSHKKLKKSQCTPLFMNAYTMRGAGAVIHTHSKAAVMATLLYPGSEFSITHQEMIKGIQKCTSGGYYRYDDTLVVPIIENTPEEKDLKQRMAHAMEKYPDSCAVLVRRHGVYVWGETWEKAKTMCECYDYLFDIAVQMKQHGLDPSKQPAGENGIL